From one Synechocystis sp. PCC 6803 substr. PCC-P genomic stretch:
- the acnB gene encoding bifunctional aconitate hydratase 2/2-methylisocitrate dehydratase: MLQAYRRHVADRQKLGIPPLPLNAQQTTELCELLKNPPEAEKEELMMLLRDRVPPGVDEAAYVKAGFLTAIAKGEVTCPLISGQGAVDLLGTMIGGYNVQSLIELLKSKDTNIASAAATALSKTLLVFDAFNDVLHLSDTNGYAKQVIDAWAEGAWFINKPEVPERITVTVFKVPGETNTDDLSPAPHATTRPDIPLHALAMLEAKMPEGLGTIAELKQKGHPVAYVGDVVGTGSSRKSAINSVLWHIGTDIPFVPNKRAGGYILGGKIAPIFFNTAEDSGALPIECDVNQLNTGDVITIYPREGKITNKAGETITTFQLKPETILDEVRAGGRIPLLIGRALTDKTREALGLSPSPLFVRPTAPADTGKGFTLAQKMVGKACGVQGIRPGTSCEPIMTTVGSQDTTGPMTRDELKELACLGFNADLTLQTFCHTAAYPKPVDIKTHKDLPDFFSTRGGVALRPGDGIIHSWLNRMLLPDTVGTGGDSHTRFPLGISFPAGSGLVAFAAALGVMPLDMPESVLVKFTGELQPGVTLRDIVNAIPWVAMQQGKLTVGKGDKVNVFNGRIMEMEGLPDLKVEQAFELTDATAERSCSGSTIKLSEETVAEYLRSNVVLMKNMIARGYQDARTLLRRIAKMEEWLANPSLMSGDADAEYADVIEVNLDEIKEPIVAAPNDPDNVKLMSECAGDVIHEVFIGSCMTNIGHYRAAAKILEGAGTVKGRLWICPPTRMDEQQLREEGIYGIFAAAGARTEMPGCSLCMGNQARVEDGVTVFSTSTRNFNNRMGKGAQVYLGSAELAAVCALLGKIPTVEEYLAIVSEKVAPFEGELYRYLNFNEIDNFEDFGRVIPLDQMPKIEDILGMPVGAK; the protein is encoded by the coding sequence ATGTTGCAAGCCTACCGTCGCCACGTTGCCGATCGCCAAAAGTTAGGCATTCCCCCCCTGCCCCTCAACGCCCAGCAGACTACTGAACTATGTGAACTGCTAAAAAATCCCCCCGAAGCGGAAAAAGAGGAATTGATGATGTTATTGCGGGATCGGGTTCCCCCTGGGGTGGACGAGGCGGCCTATGTCAAAGCGGGTTTCCTCACGGCGATCGCCAAAGGCGAAGTAACCTGTCCATTAATCAGCGGCCAAGGGGCGGTGGACTTATTAGGAACCATGATCGGCGGATATAATGTTCAATCCTTGATCGAACTGCTCAAGTCAAAAGATACCAACATTGCCAGTGCGGCAGCCACAGCCCTGAGCAAAACCCTGTTAGTCTTTGATGCCTTTAATGACGTACTCCATTTGAGTGATACCAACGGCTACGCCAAACAAGTAATTGATGCTTGGGCCGAAGGGGCTTGGTTTATCAACAAACCAGAAGTGCCGGAAAGAATTACGGTAACGGTATTTAAAGTGCCTGGGGAGACAAATACTGATGATCTGTCTCCTGCTCCCCATGCCACCACCCGACCGGACATTCCCCTCCATGCCCTGGCCATGCTGGAAGCAAAAATGCCAGAAGGGTTAGGGACTATTGCCGAACTCAAACAAAAGGGCCATCCAGTAGCCTATGTGGGCGACGTAGTGGGAACGGGATCTTCCCGTAAATCTGCCATCAACTCCGTGCTCTGGCACATTGGCACAGACATTCCCTTTGTGCCCAATAAACGGGCCGGGGGTTACATTCTGGGCGGAAAAATCGCCCCCATCTTTTTCAACACTGCTGAAGATTCCGGTGCCTTACCCATTGAGTGCGATGTTAACCAACTCAACACCGGCGATGTAATCACCATTTACCCCAGGGAAGGCAAAATCACCAACAAAGCGGGGGAAACCATCACCACTTTCCAACTGAAACCGGAAACCATTTTGGATGAAGTGCGGGCCGGAGGTCGTATTCCCCTGCTCATCGGCCGGGCTTTAACTGATAAAACCAGGGAAGCCCTAGGATTATCACCTTCTCCTCTGTTTGTGCGCCCCACGGCCCCAGCAGATACCGGCAAAGGGTTCACCCTCGCCCAAAAAATGGTGGGCAAAGCCTGCGGCGTACAAGGTATTCGTCCCGGCACTTCCTGTGAACCAATTATGACCACAGTGGGTTCCCAAGACACTACTGGCCCCATGACCAGGGATGAGTTGAAGGAACTAGCTTGCCTTGGCTTTAACGCCGATCTGACTTTGCAAACCTTCTGTCACACCGCTGCCTACCCCAAACCAGTTGATATTAAAACCCATAAAGATTTACCGGACTTTTTCTCCACCCGGGGCGGTGTTGCTCTGCGGCCTGGGGATGGCATCATTCACTCCTGGCTCAATCGGATGCTATTACCGGACACCGTTGGTACCGGGGGCGACTCCCACACCCGTTTTCCCCTAGGAATTTCCTTTCCGGCCGGCTCTGGTCTGGTGGCCTTTGCCGCAGCCTTGGGGGTAATGCCGTTGGATATGCCGGAATCGGTGTTGGTCAAATTCACAGGGGAATTGCAACCGGGGGTCACCCTGCGGGACATTGTCAATGCCATTCCCTGGGTGGCAATGCAACAGGGCAAACTCACCGTGGGCAAAGGGGACAAGGTTAATGTGTTTAACGGTCGGATCATGGAAATGGAAGGATTACCGGATCTGAAAGTCGAGCAGGCGTTTGAGTTGACCGATGCCACCGCTGAACGCTCCTGTTCCGGTTCCACCATTAAGCTGAGCGAAGAAACTGTGGCGGAATATCTACGCTCCAATGTGGTGCTGATGAAAAATATGATTGCCCGGGGTTATCAGGATGCCCGTACTCTGTTGCGTCGCATTGCCAAAATGGAGGAATGGTTAGCTAATCCCAGTTTGATGAGTGGGGATGCTGATGCGGAATATGCCGATGTTATTGAAGTCAATCTGGATGAAATCAAGGAACCCATTGTGGCGGCCCCCAACGATCCCGATAACGTTAAATTAATGTCGGAATGTGCCGGGGATGTGATCCACGAAGTGTTTATTGGTTCCTGCATGACCAATATCGGCCATTACCGGGCCGCCGCCAAAATCCTCGAAGGAGCTGGTACGGTCAAAGGTCGCCTCTGGATTTGTCCCCCCACTCGCATGGATGAACAACAGTTACGGGAAGAAGGGATATATGGCATTTTTGCCGCCGCCGGGGCCCGTACGGAAATGCCCGGTTGTTCCCTCTGCATGGGCAACCAAGCCCGGGTGGAAGATGGGGTAACAGTCTTTTCGACCTCTACCCGTAATTTCAACAACCGCATGGGTAAAGGAGCCCAGGTTTATCTCGGTTCCGCTGAGTTAGCCGCAGTTTGTGCCCTCCTCGGCAAAATTCCCACAGTGGAAGAATATCTGGCGATCGTCTCCGAAAAAGTTGCTCCGTTTGAAGGCGAACTTTACCGCTACCTCAATTTCAATGAGATTGATAATTTCGAGGACTTCGGCCGAGTCATTCCCCTAGACCAAATGCCCAAGATTGAGGATATTTTGGGAATGCCAGTGGGAGCTAAGTAA
- a CDS encoding 2-hydroxyacid dehydrogenase → MKIAFFSSKAYDRQFFQQANHPHQREMVFFDAQLNLDTAILAEDCPVICLFVNDQAPAPVLEKLAAQGTKLIALRSAGYNNVDLKTAADLGLKVVHVPSYSPHAVAEHTVGLILALNRKLYRAYNRVRDDNFSLEGLLGFDLHGTTVGVIGTGKIGLAFAQIMNGFGCHLLGYDAFPNDKFTAIGQALYVSLNELLAHSDIISLHCPLLPETHYLINTNTIAQMKPGVMLINTSRGHLIDTQAVIQGIKSHKIGFLGIDVYEEEEELFFTDHSDTIIQDDTFQLLQSFPNVMITAHQGFFTHNALQTIAATTLANIAEFEQNKPLTYQVICPH, encoded by the coding sequence ATGAAAATCGCTTTTTTTAGCAGTAAAGCCTATGATCGTCAATTTTTCCAACAAGCAAACCACCCCCATCAACGGGAAATGGTCTTTTTTGATGCCCAACTCAACCTTGATACCGCTATTTTAGCGGAGGATTGCCCCGTTATTTGCCTCTTCGTTAATGACCAAGCTCCTGCCCCGGTGCTAGAAAAGTTAGCTGCCCAGGGCACAAAATTAATCGCTCTGCGCAGTGCGGGCTATAATAATGTTGACCTCAAAACAGCCGCAGATCTGGGGCTAAAAGTAGTCCATGTACCATCCTATTCTCCCCATGCAGTCGCAGAACATACTGTGGGGTTAATTCTGGCTCTAAATAGAAAGTTATATCGAGCCTATAACCGCGTTAGGGACGATAATTTTTCCCTAGAAGGGTTACTTGGTTTTGATCTCCATGGCACCACCGTCGGAGTGATTGGTACTGGCAAAATTGGTCTAGCTTTTGCTCAAATTATGAATGGTTTTGGCTGCCATTTATTGGGCTACGATGCCTTTCCTAACGATAAATTTACTGCCATTGGCCAAGCCCTCTATGTATCTTTAAATGAACTTTTAGCTCATTCTGATATTATTTCTCTCCACTGTCCCCTACTGCCGGAAACCCATTATCTAATTAACACTAATACCATTGCCCAAATGAAGCCAGGGGTTATGTTAATCAACACAAGTCGAGGTCATTTAATTGATACCCAAGCGGTTATTCAGGGGATTAAATCCCATAAAATTGGCTTTTTAGGCATTGATGTTTACGAAGAAGAGGAAGAGCTATTTTTTACTGACCATTCTGATACTATCATTCAAGATGATACCTTTCAATTGCTACAATCTTTTCCCAATGTAATGATCACAGCTCATCAGGGATTCTTTACCCACAACGCTCTGCAAACCATTGCCGCAACGACACTGGCAAATATTGCTGAATTTGAGCAGAATAAACCTTTAACTTACCAAGTAATCTGTCCCCATTAA
- the nadA gene encoding quinolinate synthase NadA: MFTAVAPPQETLPRDLVGAIQSLKKELNAVILAHYYQEAAIQDIADYLGDSLGLSQQAASTDADVIVFAGVHFMAETAKILNPHKLVLLPDLEAGCSLADSCPPREFAEFKQRHPDHLVISYINCTAEIKALSDIICTSSNAVKIVQQLPPDQKIIFAPDRNLGRYVMEQTGREMVLWQGSCIVHETFSERRLLELKTQYPQAEIIAHPECEKAILRHADFIGSTTALLNYSGKSQGKEFIVGTEPGIIHQMEKLSPSKQFIPLPNNSNCDCNECPYMRLNTLEKLYWAMQRRSPEITLPEATMAAALKPIQRMLAMS; this comes from the coding sequence GTGTTCACCGCCGTTGCCCCGCCCCAAGAAACCCTGCCCCGTGATTTAGTGGGAGCCATTCAGAGTCTGAAAAAGGAATTGAATGCGGTGATTTTGGCCCACTATTACCAAGAAGCGGCCATCCAAGACATTGCTGATTATTTAGGGGACTCCCTGGGGTTATCCCAACAGGCGGCCAGCACCGATGCCGATGTAATCGTTTTTGCCGGGGTGCATTTCATGGCGGAAACGGCCAAAATTCTTAATCCCCATAAGTTGGTACTTTTGCCGGATTTAGAGGCCGGCTGTTCCTTGGCCGACAGTTGCCCCCCCCGGGAATTTGCCGAGTTTAAGCAACGCCACCCTGACCATTTGGTGATTAGCTACATTAATTGCACAGCGGAAATTAAAGCCCTGAGCGATATTATTTGCACCAGTTCTAATGCGGTGAAAATTGTTCAACAATTGCCGCCGGATCAGAAGATAATTTTTGCCCCCGATCGCAATTTAGGTCGTTACGTTATGGAGCAAACGGGGCGAGAAATGGTGTTGTGGCAGGGTAGTTGCATTGTCCATGAAACCTTTTCGGAACGGCGTTTGCTGGAGCTGAAAACTCAATATCCCCAGGCGGAAATCATTGCCCATCCTGAATGTGAAAAAGCCATTCTGCGCCATGCAGATTTTATCGGCTCCACCACAGCGTTACTGAATTATTCGGGTAAATCCCAGGGCAAAGAATTTATCGTTGGTACGGAGCCGGGCATTATTCACCAAATGGAAAAGCTTTCCCCCTCTAAGCAATTCATTCCCCTGCCCAATAACAGCAATTGCGACTGCAATGAGTGTCCCTATATGCGTTTGAATACTTTGGAAAAACTCTACTGGGCTATGCAACGGCGATCGCCGGAGATTACCTTACCGGAGGCCACCATGGCGGCGGCTCTGAAACCGATCCAGAGAATGCTGGCCATGTCCTAG
- the gltB gene encoding glutamate synthase large subunit, producing MSFQYPLLAPMTNSSVATNSNQPFLGQPWLVEERDACGVGFIANLRGKPDHTLVEQALKALGCMEHRGGCSADNDSGDGAGVMTAIPRELLAQWFNTRNLPMPDGDRLGVGMVFLPQEPSAREVARAYVEEVVRLEKLTVLGWREVPVNSDVLGIQAKNNQPHIEQILVTCPEGCAGDELDRRLYIARSIIGKKLAEDFYVCSFSCRTIVYKGMVRSIILGEFYLDLKNPGYTSNFAVYHRRFSTNTMPKWPLAQPMRLLGHNGEINTLLGNINWMAAREKELEVSGWTKAELEALTPIVNQANSDSYNLDSALELLVRTGRSPLEAAMILVPEAYKNQPALKDYPEISDFHDYYSGLQEPWDGPALLVFSDGKIVGAGLDRNGLRPARYCITKDDYIVLGSEAGVVDLPEVDIVEKGRLAPGQMIAVDLAEQKILKNYQIKQQAAQKYPYGEWIKIQRQTVASDSFAEKTLFNDAQTVLQQQAAFGYTAEDVEMVVVPMASQGKEPTFCMGDDTPLAVLSHKPRLLYDYFKQRFAQVTNPPIDPLRENLVMSLAMFLGKRGNLLEPKAESARTIKLRSPLVNEVELQAIKTGQLQVAEVSTLYDLDGVNSLETALDNLVKTAIATVQAGAEILVLTDRPNGAILTENQSFIPPLLAVGAVHHHLIRAGLRLKASLIVDTAQCWSTHHFACLVGYGASAICPYLALESVRQWWLDEKTQKLMENGRLDRIDLPTALKNYRQSVEAGLFKILSKMGISLLASYHGAQIFEAIGLGAELVEYAFAGTTSRVGGLTIADVAGEVMVFHGMAFPEMAKKLENFGFVNYRPGGEYHMNSPEMSKSLHKAVAAYKVGGNGNNGEAYDHYELYRQYLKDRPVTALRDLLDFNADQPAISLEEVESVESIVKRFCTGGMSLGALSREAHETLAIAMNRLGAKSNSGEGGEDVVRYLTLDDVDSEGNSPTLPHLHGLQNGDTANSAIKQIASGRFGVTPEYLMSGKQLEIKMAQGAKPGEGGQLPGKKVSEYIAMLRRSKPGVTLISPPPHHDIYSIEDLAQLIYDLHQINPEAQVSVKLVAEIGIGTIAAGVAKANADIIQISGHDGGTGASPLSSIKHAGSPWELGVTEVHRVLMENQLRDRVLLRADGGLKTGWDVVMAALMGAEEYGFGSIAMIAEGCIMARVCHTNNCPVGVATQQERLRQRFKGVPGQVVNFFYFIAEEVRSLLAHLGYRSLDDIIGRTDLLKVRSDVQLSKTQNLTLDCLLNLPDTKQNRQWLNHEPVHSNGPVLDDDILADPDIQEAINHQTTATKTYRLVNTDRTVGTRLSGAIAKKYGNNGFEGNITLNFQGAAGQSFGAFNLDGMTLHLQGEANDYVGKGMNGGEIVIVPHPQASFAPEDNVIIGNTCLYGATGGNLYANGRAGERFAVRNSVGKAVIEGAGDHCCEYMTGGVIVVLGPVGRNVGAGMTGGLAYFLDEVGDLPEKINPEIITLQRITASKGEEQLKSLITAHVEHTGSPKGKAILANWSDYLGKFWQAVPPSEKDSPEANGDVSLTGEKTLTSV from the coding sequence ATGTCCTTCCAATATCCGTTGCTAGCTCCTATGACAAACTCCTCTGTTGCCACCAATTCTAACCAACCATTCCTTGGTCAACCTTGGTTAGTGGAAGAACGAGATGCCTGTGGTGTGGGTTTTATTGCCAATCTCCGGGGTAAGCCGGACCATACCCTGGTGGAGCAGGCCCTAAAGGCTCTGGGGTGTATGGAACATCGGGGGGGATGCAGTGCCGATAACGATTCAGGGGACGGGGCCGGGGTGATGACCGCCATTCCTCGGGAACTACTGGCCCAGTGGTTTAACACCCGCAATTTGCCCATGCCCGATGGCGATCGCCTGGGGGTGGGAATGGTATTTTTACCCCAGGAACCCTCCGCTAGGGAAGTGGCCCGGGCCTACGTAGAAGAAGTGGTACGGCTGGAAAAATTAACAGTGTTAGGGTGGCGGGAAGTGCCCGTTAATTCTGATGTGCTGGGCATTCAAGCCAAAAATAATCAGCCCCACATTGAACAAATTTTAGTTACTTGTCCCGAAGGTTGTGCCGGAGATGAATTAGATCGGCGATTGTACATTGCCCGCTCCATCATTGGTAAAAAATTAGCGGAAGATTTCTACGTTTGTTCCTTTTCCTGTCGCACCATTGTCTATAAAGGCATGGTCCGGAGCATTATTCTGGGGGAATTTTATTTAGATTTAAAAAATCCTGGATATACCAGTAATTTCGCCGTTTACCACCGTCGTTTCAGCACCAATACCATGCCCAAATGGCCCCTGGCTCAACCCATGCGGCTATTGGGTCATAACGGGGAAATTAATACCCTTTTAGGCAATATTAATTGGATGGCGGCCAGGGAAAAAGAATTGGAAGTGTCGGGCTGGACAAAGGCGGAGTTAGAAGCATTAACTCCTATTGTTAACCAAGCCAACAGTGATTCCTATAACCTTGATAGTGCCCTGGAATTGTTGGTGCGTACTGGCCGCAGTCCCCTAGAAGCGGCGATGATTTTAGTGCCGGAAGCTTATAAAAATCAGCCAGCTTTAAAAGATTACCCGGAAATTAGTGATTTCCATGACTACTACAGCGGTTTACAGGAACCCTGGGATGGCCCCGCTTTATTAGTATTTAGTGACGGCAAAATTGTTGGCGCTGGGCTAGACCGGAATGGTTTACGGCCCGCCCGTTATTGCATTACCAAAGATGACTATATTGTCTTGGGTTCCGAAGCGGGAGTCGTGGATTTACCGGAAGTAGATATTGTTGAAAAAGGTCGCCTAGCACCGGGGCAAATGATTGCGGTGGATTTGGCTGAGCAAAAAATTCTCAAAAACTATCAAATTAAACAGCAGGCGGCCCAAAAATATCCCTATGGGGAATGGATAAAAATCCAGCGTCAAACGGTAGCTTCTGATAGCTTTGCTGAAAAAACTTTATTCAATGACGCTCAAACTGTACTGCAACAACAGGCAGCTTTTGGCTACACCGCTGAAGATGTGGAAATGGTAGTGGTACCCATGGCCAGCCAAGGTAAGGAACCAACTTTTTGCATGGGGGACGATACGCCCTTAGCTGTACTATCCCATAAACCCCGCTTACTGTACGACTATTTCAAACAGCGCTTTGCCCAGGTGACCAATCCCCCCATTGATCCTCTGCGGGAAAATTTGGTCATGTCCCTAGCTATGTTTTTAGGCAAACGGGGCAATTTGTTAGAGCCTAAAGCGGAATCCGCGCGGACGATTAAACTCCGATCGCCATTGGTCAATGAAGTAGAGTTACAGGCCATTAAAACTGGACAGTTGCAGGTGGCAGAAGTTTCTACCCTTTACGATCTAGATGGGGTGAATAGTCTGGAAACCGCCTTAGATAATTTAGTTAAAACGGCGATCGCCACTGTGCAAGCCGGGGCAGAAATCTTGGTTTTAACTGATCGTCCTAACGGCGCAATATTGACTGAGAATCAAAGTTTTATTCCCCCCTTGTTGGCAGTGGGAGCAGTACATCACCATCTAATTCGGGCCGGGCTAAGGCTAAAAGCGTCCCTAATTGTGGACACCGCCCAGTGTTGGAGTACCCATCATTTTGCCTGCTTGGTAGGCTATGGTGCTTCGGCCATTTGTCCCTACCTAGCGTTGGAATCCGTGCGGCAATGGTGGTTAGATGAAAAGACCCAAAAGCTGATGGAAAATGGGCGCTTGGATCGGATTGACTTACCCACGGCGCTGAAGAATTATCGCCAATCCGTGGAAGCAGGATTATTTAAAATTCTCTCCAAAATGGGCATTTCCCTGCTGGCTTCCTACCACGGTGCCCAAATCTTCGAGGCGATCGGTTTAGGGGCGGAATTGGTGGAATATGCCTTTGCTGGAACTACCAGTCGGGTGGGCGGTTTGACCATCGCTGATGTGGCCGGGGAAGTAATGGTTTTCCATGGCATGGCCTTCCCGGAAATGGCTAAGAAGTTAGAGAACTTTGGCTTTGTCAACTACCGTCCCGGCGGAGAATATCACATGAACTCGCCGGAGATGTCCAAGTCTCTCCATAAGGCAGTGGCAGCCTACAAAGTGGGCGGTAATGGTAACAATGGGGAAGCCTATGACCATTACGAGTTGTACCGTCAATATCTCAAAGACCGTCCTGTCACTGCCCTGCGGGATTTGCTCGATTTCAATGCAGACCAACCGGCCATTTCCTTAGAAGAAGTGGAATCGGTGGAAAGTATTGTCAAGCGCTTCTGTACTGGCGGTATGTCCCTCGGTGCGTTGTCCCGGGAAGCCCATGAAACCTTGGCGATCGCCATGAATCGTTTAGGAGCTAAATCCAATTCCGGGGAAGGGGGAGAAGATGTAGTACGTTACCTCACTCTAGATGATGTGGATAGCGAAGGAAATTCCCCCACCTTGCCCCATCTCCACGGCCTGCAAAATGGAGACACGGCCAACTCCGCCATTAAGCAAATTGCCTCCGGTCGTTTTGGGGTTACCCCGGAATATTTGATGAGTGGCAAACAGTTGGAAATTAAAATGGCCCAGGGTGCTAAACCTGGGGAAGGGGGGCAGTTACCAGGCAAAAAAGTCAGTGAATATATTGCCATGTTGCGCCGTTCTAAACCCGGTGTAACCCTCATTTCTCCGCCGCCCCACCATGACATTTACTCCATCGAAGATTTAGCCCAATTAATTTACGATCTCCATCAAATCAATCCCGAAGCCCAGGTATCGGTGAAATTGGTGGCGGAAATTGGTATTGGTACGATCGCCGCTGGGGTTGCTAAGGCCAATGCGGATATTATCCAAATTTCTGGCCATGACGGTGGTACAGGGGCATCACCTTTAAGCTCCATTAAACACGCTGGTTCTCCCTGGGAGCTTGGTGTTACGGAAGTGCATCGGGTGTTAATGGAAAACCAACTGCGCGATCGGGTTTTGCTGCGGGCTGATGGTGGTCTGAAAACCGGTTGGGACGTAGTGATGGCCGCCCTTATGGGAGCGGAGGAGTATGGCTTTGGCTCCATTGCCATGATTGCCGAAGGTTGCATTATGGCCCGGGTTTGCCACACTAATAATTGTCCCGTCGGGGTTGCCACCCAGCAAGAACGGTTACGGCAACGCTTTAAAGGAGTGCCGGGGCAGGTGGTTAATTTCTTCTATTTCATTGCCGAGGAAGTGCGCTCCCTGTTGGCCCATTTAGGTTATCGCAGTTTGGACGACATCATTGGCCGCACTGATCTACTCAAAGTTCGCTCCGATGTCCAGTTGAGCAAAACCCAGAATCTGACCTTAGATTGTCTGTTAAATTTGCCCGACACGAAGCAAAACCGGCAATGGTTAAATCACGAACCAGTCCACAGCAACGGCCCAGTGTTGGACGACGACATTTTGGCCGACCCTGACATCCAAGAAGCCATTAACCATCAAACCACTGCGACCAAAACCTATCGGCTGGTCAATACCGACCGCACTGTGGGCACCCGTCTCTCCGGGGCGATCGCCAAAAAGTATGGCAACAATGGTTTTGAAGGTAACATTACCCTCAACTTCCAAGGCGCCGCTGGTCAGAGTTTTGGTGCCTTTAACCTGGATGGCATGACCCTACATCTGCAAGGGGAAGCCAACGACTATGTGGGCAAAGGCATGAATGGGGGTGAAATTGTCATCGTGCCCCATCCCCAGGCGAGCTTTGCACCGGAAGACAATGTAATTATTGGTAACACCTGTCTCTATGGAGCGACGGGGGGCAACCTTTATGCCAACGGCCGGGCGGGGGAACGCTTTGCAGTGCGTAACTCCGTGGGTAAAGCCGTGATTGAAGGAGCTGGCGATCACTGTTGTGAATATATGACCGGTGGCGTGATTGTCGTCCTTGGCCCTGTGGGTCGGAACGTTGGTGCTGGCATGACTGGTGGTTTGGCTTACTTCCTCGATGAAGTAGGGGATTTACCAGAAAAAATCAACCCGGAAATCATCACCTTGCAAAGGATCACAGCTTCTAAAGGGGAGGAACAATTGAAATCCTTGATTACTGCCCACGTTGAACACACAGGTAGCCCAAAAGGCAAGGCAATTCTGGCTAACTGGTCCGATTATCTCGGCAAATTCTGGCAGGCCGTTCCTCCTTCCGAAAAAGACTCTCCTGAAGCCAATGGGGATGTCAGCTTAACCGGGGAGAAGACACTGACCTCTGTCTAG
- a CDS encoding cytochrome c biogenesis protein CcdA has protein sequence MWQSLQNQLFFLQQWADRLVVEQLGQLTPLSLLIILLAGLVTSLTPCLLSLLPLTIAYIGGTTEGDRLQSLRQSLWFALGLAITLASLGLGAAALGKIYGQIGLGLPILVSLVAILMGLNLLELLPLQFPSLGATDWIKDDFPPALRALLAGLTFGLIASPCSTPVLASLLAWVASRQDLLLGSGLLLAYTVGYVAPLILVGLFAGSLKRLLQLRQWSGWLNPLSGTILLGFGVITLLSRLPLGQWLS, from the coding sequence ATGTGGCAATCTCTGCAAAATCAGCTTTTTTTTCTCCAGCAATGGGCTGATCGCCTAGTGGTGGAACAACTGGGACAACTAACTCCCCTTAGTTTACTGATCATCCTACTAGCGGGGCTAGTCACTAGTTTGACCCCCTGTTTACTGTCCCTGCTCCCCCTCACCATTGCCTACATTGGCGGGACCACGGAAGGCGATCGCCTGCAATCTTTGAGACAATCCCTCTGGTTTGCCCTGGGGTTGGCCATTACTTTGGCTAGCTTGGGGCTGGGGGCAGCGGCTTTGGGAAAAATTTATGGACAAATTGGGCTAGGTTTACCGATTTTGGTGAGTTTGGTGGCTATTTTAATGGGATTAAACCTGTTGGAATTATTACCCCTGCAGTTTCCCAGTTTAGGGGCAACGGATTGGATCAAAGACGATTTTCCCCCGGCTTTGCGGGCCCTATTGGCCGGACTAACTTTTGGGCTAATCGCCTCTCCCTGTAGCACCCCTGTGTTGGCCAGCTTGCTAGCTTGGGTCGCCAGTCGCCAAGATTTGTTACTGGGTAGTGGTCTCTTGTTGGCCTATACCGTTGGTTACGTTGCCCCGCTTATTTTAGTTGGCCTGTTTGCTGGCAGTTTAAAGCGGTTATTGCAACTGCGGCAATGGTCCGGTTGGCTCAATCCCCTCAGCGGCACAATTTTGCTGGGCTTTGGGGTGATTACCTTGCTCTCCCGACTGCCCCTGGGTCAGTGGTTATCCTAG
- a CDS encoding type II toxin-antitoxin system RelE/ParE family toxin: MSNNLHLVNIDFTPEYRRSLKYLAKKYRNIRSDVQPIIEALQKGVISGDRLAGFGSDIYVYKLRIKNSNIQKGKSSGYRLIYLLESENSILLLTIYSKAEQEDIAASDINSILGEYSIED, from the coding sequence ATGTCGAATAATCTCCATTTAGTCAATATCGACTTCACCCCCGAATATAGGAGAAGTTTAAAATATTTAGCCAAGAAATATCGAAATATTCGTTCTGATGTTCAGCCCATTATTGAGGCTTTGCAAAAAGGCGTCATTAGTGGTGATCGCCTGGCAGGGTTTGGCTCTGATATTTACGTCTATAAGCTTAGAATTAAGAATAGTAATATTCAGAAAGGGAAAAGTTCTGGCTACCGATTAATTTATTTACTCGAATCAGAAAACAGTATTTTGTTGTTAACCATTTACAGTAAAGCTGAACAAGAAGATATTGCCGCTAGTGACATTAATTCAATTTTAGGGGAGTACTCCATAGAAGACTAA